A window of the Henckelia pumila isolate YLH828 chromosome 3, ASM3356847v2, whole genome shotgun sequence genome harbors these coding sequences:
- the LOC140889417 gene encoding putative F-box/kelch-repeat protein At1g15680 codes for MGSKRKSSREYELIMSCGDTLFEVLIRVPVKILFRFKVVSKQWLSMISDPSFDRSNGLLLFGPAMENHTKGPIYSYDIYNPMTGQGITLPPVPRHSFQFQIFTGFVTQIKDNVLESFRVLRIVAGYKSFHRSFRYEVYFSEIREWVWYIVDFDQNMYFDHMWDNCVEIEKILHGIVRGHIMAFDLYNNPDSVRLISLPFDSTLACEGDEIGEYMLFSDQGHLRYLELLRGRSDREFSLSLWELIDYDSGEWCLQHKVILDKFRCDGDGSKYLRQLCFNPFGSNVVYMLYKERASQYLMSYDINTRELKTMDETMDDSSKNVLSRIPFLLQLFLFVIPPWPVLVNYEIMLPPKTN; via the exons ATGGGTTCAAAAAGAAAAAGTAGTAGAGAATATGAGTTGATTATGTCATGTGGAGATACGTTATTCGAAGTGCTCATCAGAGTACCTGTGAAAATTCTATTCCGGTTTAAAGTGGTTTCCAAGCAATGGCTTTCTATGATCTCCGACCCTTCGTTTGATCGCAG CAACGGGCTATTACTTTTTGGTCCTGCTATGGAGAATCATACCAAAGGACCAATATATAGTTATGATATATACAATCCTATGACTGGTCAAGGGATTACCCTTCCTCCAGTACCTCGACATAGCTTTCAGTTTCAAATTTTCACAGGTTTTGTGACTCAAATTAAAGATAACGTCCTCGAAAGTTTTAGGGTTTTGCGCATAGTTGCGGGTTATAAATCATTCCATAGATCTTTTAGATACGAGGTGTACTTTTCTGAAATCCGTGAATGGGTGTGGTACATTGTAGATTTTGACcaaaatatgtattttgatCATATGTGGGATAATTGTGTTGAGATAGAGAAAATTCTGCACGGGATCGTTAGGGGACATATAATGGCGTTTGATCTTTACAATAACCCTGATTCCGTTCGACTTATTTCGCTGCCTTTTGACAGTACTTTAGCATGTGAAGGAGATGAGATCGGCGAATACATGTTGTTCAGTGACCAAGGCCATTTGAGATATCTTGAATTACTACGTGGACGATCGGATCGTGAGTTCTCCTTAAGTTTATGGGAATTAATCGACTACGATTCGGGGGAGTGGTGTCTGCAACACAAAGTTATCTTAGACAAATTCAGGTGTGATGGTGATGGAAGTAAATATCTGAGACAGTTGTGCTTCAATCCTTTTGGTTCTAACGTTGTGTACATGCTATATAAGGAGCGCGCCTCGCAGTACCTTATGTCATACGATATCAACACAAGAGAATTGAAAACTATGGATGAAACAATGGATGATTCAAGTAAAAATGTCCTTTCTCGGATTCCATTTTTGTTGCAACTCTTCTTGTTTGTCATTCCACCATGGCCAGTATTAGTGAACTATGAGATCATGTTACCACCAAAGACTAACTGA